Proteins from a single region of Sinorhizobium alkalisoli:
- a CDS encoding DMT family transporter, translating to MTRQLHGYLYLSLAMALVGSTVVASKVIASGLPPFTATALRFAIALPLFLLLMRATGTRWPRPTRRDRLILLLQAGAGSVGYTTLLIAGLKLTSAADAGVIIGTLPVVSAAIAVVVLNERPHLFVFLAIAFAATGVLAIVFRPHTGGAYSLAGSFLIFGAVVCEGLFILLNKRLEAAIPPLALSTLMAILGLAIAAPLALAELSVRETVTASAFVAVAYYALVPTVGGFLLWYAGLAKVSGTEASVFTAVAPVSAVLLAAVILGEPLTSNQMLGIGFVLAAVAILALPVPRKRSRLKRQSEAR from the coding sequence ATGACAAGGCAGCTTCACGGTTATCTCTATTTGTCGCTCGCGATGGCACTGGTCGGCAGCACGGTGGTGGCGAGCAAGGTCATCGCCTCCGGCCTGCCGCCCTTCACGGCAACGGCGCTGCGCTTTGCCATTGCCCTGCCCCTCTTTCTGCTGCTGATGCGGGCAACCGGGACGCGATGGCCGCGGCCGACGAGACGCGACCGTTTGATACTCTTGCTGCAGGCGGGAGCCGGCAGCGTCGGCTATACGACGCTGCTAATTGCCGGATTGAAACTCACCTCCGCCGCCGATGCCGGTGTGATCATCGGCACGCTTCCGGTCGTCTCCGCCGCGATCGCCGTCGTCGTGCTCAACGAGCGCCCCCACCTTTTCGTGTTTCTGGCCATCGCGTTTGCCGCGACCGGCGTTCTGGCGATCGTTTTCCGGCCGCATACCGGCGGCGCCTATTCGCTCGCCGGCAGCTTTCTGATCTTCGGCGCGGTCGTCTGCGAAGGCCTGTTCATCCTCCTCAACAAGCGGCTTGAAGCTGCGATCCCACCGCTCGCCCTGTCGACGTTGATGGCGATCCTCGGCCTGGCGATCGCCGCCCCGCTTGCGCTTGCGGAGCTTTCCGTGCGGGAAACGGTCACCGCGTCGGCATTCGTCGCCGTCGCCTATTACGCCCTCGTGCCGACGGTTGGGGGTTTCCTGCTCTGGTATGCCGGGCTTGCGAAAGTTAGCGGCACCGAAGCTTCGGTCTTCACGGCCGTTGCGCCCGTCTCCGCCGTGCTCCTTGCCGCCGTGATACTCGGGGAGCCCTTGACCTCCAACCAGATGCTCGGCATCGGCTTCGTCCTTGCCGCGGTCGCCATCTTGGCGCTCCCTGTCCCCAGGAAGCGGAGCCGCCTGAAAAGACAATCCGAAGCCAGATGA